A single genomic interval of Salinarchaeum sp. IM2453 harbors:
- a CDS encoding IS200/IS605 family accessory protein TnpB-related protein yields the protein MLDTGDLQAPTLHFSEHGYTLDVPVSIPEQETETVSDRVLAVDLGVKKQATAVGLDGGDKTHEQVTPPQFLDHPAKDKLFRVKADAEGINDRLAELRRQGKSHTERFDHLLCEYRQTRRKERRLREQIQHDIANQLVWIAAEHGCETIVFESLGQMESPAASGSVAWSISSWARGELLAYVEYKAGLLGIEFTTVKPWGTSRFCPVW from the coding sequence ATGCTCGACACGGGCGATCTGCAAGCACCGACACTCCATTTCTCCGAGCATGGCTACACGCTTGACGTGCCCGTATCGATACCAGAACAGGAAACGGAGACAGTGTCCGACCGTGTGTTAGCGGTTGACCTCGGTGTCAAAAAACAAGCCACGGCGGTCGGTCTCGACGGCGGTGACAAGACACACGAGCAGGTGACGCCGCCACAGTTTCTTGACCATCCAGCCAAGGACAAACTATTCCGAGTGAAAGCCGACGCCGAAGGCATCAACGACCGGCTGGCAGAACTCCGGCGACAGGGAAAATCCCACACGGAACGGTTCGACCACTTGCTCTGTGAGTACCGCCAGACGCGGCGGAAAGAACGCCGCCTGCGCGAGCAAATCCAACACGATATAGCCAACCAACTCGTCTGGATAGCTGCTGAACACGGTTGTGAAACCATCGTGTTCGAGTCTCTCGGGCAGATGGAGTCGCCAGCTGCAAGCGGCTCGGTCGCGTGGTCGATCAGTTCGTGGGCACGGGGTGAACTGCTTGCTTACGTCGAGTACAAGGCGGGGTTGCTCGGGATCGAGTTCACCACAGTGAAGCCGTGGGGAACGTCGCGGTTCTGTCCGGTGTGGTGA
- a CDS encoding transposase, with the protein MNAPNDHTKCRHGGHFHCPTCGYECDRDVVGAVNVGRKHLSDSKMEEANSAAYMAAENHASFPSPSESARSAGVQSATDKQDQASGRQTRLAQHRPRSLTAKSGEGDMGGLQQHHGSNTGQRWPRGSVTQSVLANATDCDRPLPNPTENWNGRP; encoded by the coding sequence GTGAACGCGCCGAACGACCACACGAAGTGTCGTCACGGCGGGCATTTCCACTGTCCGACGTGTGGGTATGAATGTGACCGTGACGTGGTTGGAGCGGTGAACGTCGGGCGGAAACACCTCTCTGACAGCAAGATGGAGGAGGCGAACTCTGCTGCCTACATGGCGGCAGAGAATCACGCCAGTTTTCCATCACCTTCAGAGAGTGCCCGTTCTGCTGGCGTTCAGTCCGCGACCGACAAACAGGATCAGGCGAGCGGTCGTCAGACCCGCCTCGCTCAGCACCGTCCTCGGTCACTCACTGCGAAATCGGGGGAGGGAGATATGGGTGGACTGCAGCAACATCACGGTAGTAACACGGGGCAGCGGTGGCCCAGAGGTAGTGTGACACAATCCGTCCTCGCCAATGCTACTGATTGTGACCGACCACTACCGAATCCTACTGAAAATTGGAACGGTAGGCCATGA
- a CDS encoding type I toxin-antitoxin system SymE family toxin, with the protein MVRKKKLSPSGAKGEDGEYNNVHLNLHRDELEVAGMDIGDEVFVRVREDKIIIQKADTDDVEHDF; encoded by the coding sequence ATGGTTCGGAAAAAGAAGCTTAGCCCGAGTGGTGCGAAAGGCGAGGATGGTGAGTATAACAATGTTCATCTTAACCTCCACCGAGACGAACTTGAAGTTGCTGGCATGGATATTGGGGATGAAGTGTTTGTTCGGGTTCGTGAGGATAAGATCATTATTCAGAAAGCGGACACAGATGATGTAGAACACGATTTTTGA
- a CDS encoding quinone-dependent dihydroorotate dehydrogenase, which produces MGVYDILKPILFRLPPETAHETALTGLKTIQDTPIESVLRSRFCVDDSRLTVSTLDQTFPNPVGLAAGFDKNATAPGSLSALGFGHIELGAVTAESQPGNPKPRLFRLPEDEALINRMGFNNAGADEIGDRLDTLSLPDIPLGVNLGKSKTTPLSEAPDDYAYSFNRVADAGDFFVVNVSSPNTPGLRSLQDRGPLVDILSRLQDEGADPLLVKLSPDLTKEATDDALDVVNELGLDGVVAVNTTTERPNRLQHPNQVESGGLSGAPLNTRATERIQYVAERVDVPVIGVGGIASAEDAYQKLRAGADIVQLYTGFVYEGPTVARQINRGLLEYLDRDGYDSVEDVIGVDLE; this is translated from the coding sequence ATGGGAGTATACGACATACTCAAGCCTATATTATTCCGCCTACCCCCAGAAACCGCTCACGAAACAGCACTTACTGGCCTCAAAACGATACAGGACACCCCGATCGAATCTGTGCTGCGGTCTCGGTTTTGCGTTGATGACTCCCGCCTTACTGTTTCTACACTTGATCAAACGTTTCCGAATCCTGTCGGGTTAGCTGCTGGGTTCGATAAAAATGCGACGGCTCCAGGCTCGCTTTCGGCTCTTGGATTTGGACATATCGAACTCGGTGCCGTTACAGCAGAATCTCAGCCTGGTAACCCCAAACCTCGACTCTTCCGCCTCCCAGAAGACGAAGCCCTGATCAACCGGATGGGATTTAATAATGCCGGTGCTGATGAAATCGGTGATCGACTTGATACGCTTTCACTCCCCGATATTCCATTAGGTGTAAACTTAGGTAAATCAAAGACGACCCCTCTTTCCGAGGCCCCGGACGATTATGCGTATTCATTCAATCGTGTGGCTGATGCCGGTGACTTTTTTGTTGTCAATGTTTCAAGTCCAAATACACCTGGACTTCGTTCTCTTCAAGATCGCGGACCGCTTGTTGACATTCTCTCTCGATTACAGGATGAGGGGGCTGATCCGCTGCTCGTAAAACTCTCACCTGATCTGACTAAAGAAGCAACTGATGACGCACTTGATGTTGTAAACGAGCTGGGCCTTGACGGGGTTGTTGCCGTAAATACAACTACTGAACGCCCTAATCGACTACAGCACCCTAACCAAGTCGAATCCGGTGGATTGTCTGGCGCACCACTCAATACACGAGCGACAGAACGTATTCAGTATGTTGCAGAACGCGTAGATGTTCCAGTTATCGGGGTGGGTGGAATTGCATCCGCTGAAGATGCATATCAAAAACTCCGTGCTGGTGCTGATATAGTGCAATTATACACCGGGTTTGTCTATGAGGGCCCAACTGTTGCCAGACAGATCAACCGCGGATTACTTGAATATCTTGATCGGGATGGATATGATTCTGTAGAAGATGTTATCGGTGTAGACTTAGAGTAA
- the pheT gene encoding phenylalanine--tRNA ligase subunit beta produces the protein MPVVEVDPDELRNLTGVDKSDQDLIDDLFALGLELEGRTEEGALELEFAPDRLDRLSVEGIARSLRYQYGMDRGVDVPNTNEPDWTIEVDENVPEQRPYVTGAIARNVDLDENTLTSLIQLQEKLHATMGRQRKKGAIGIHDLTMLKGESLTEATSEEPAKRIKYTGIAPDEDKFVPLESSAEMTPETVIREHPTGQEYGSIVENYDRMPAIYDDIGLFSFPPVINGRRTEVTTKSRDLFIEMTGTDQWTIDRMLSIVCYALAARGATIEEVNVEYDSETTGEYAGSELARPDLSTREKTVTHDRIETIVGVDFDPEEVIDLFERSGLSAVREETDETVEYTVEIPSYRTDVLHPVDLIDDVGRAYGFNKLDPKYPDVSTVGERHERSRHEEAVRRSLVGLGFEDMLNFHMINEEENFRRMSLPIPDSVSIAEGEIAIEEYRENEDQNVEGITADMIGIDVPPTIKEPYSEEYTTLRTWVLPSLLMVLERNTHREYPQNLAEIGFTAGVDPRENTGVSEQKRVGGVLASNEATYEKARGRLQALANLYDLELRTPATAHPTFIEGRVADIVLDGNTVGVIGEIHPSVLTEHNLEVPVAAFEFELEALK, from the coding sequence ATGCCTGTAGTTGAGGTTGATCCGGACGAACTTCGAAATCTTACGGGTGTTGATAAGTCAGACCAAGATCTAATTGATGATCTATTTGCACTGGGACTAGAGCTTGAAGGACGAACAGAGGAAGGAGCCCTTGAGCTTGAGTTTGCGCCAGACAGACTTGATCGATTGTCTGTAGAAGGAATCGCACGTTCACTGCGGTATCAATATGGGATGGATCGAGGTGTAGATGTCCCAAATACAAACGAACCAGACTGGACAATTGAAGTAGACGAAAATGTACCTGAGCAACGTCCATACGTCACAGGCGCAATTGCCAGAAATGTTGATTTAGATGAAAATACACTGACCTCACTCATTCAGTTGCAAGAGAAGCTTCATGCAACGATGGGCCGGCAACGAAAGAAAGGTGCAATTGGTATTCACGACCTGACGATGTTGAAAGGCGAAAGCCTCACAGAAGCAACAAGCGAGGAACCAGCAAAACGAATTAAGTATACCGGTATTGCGCCAGATGAAGACAAATTTGTCCCGTTGGAATCAAGCGCTGAAATGACTCCAGAAACGGTCATCAGAGAGCATCCGACTGGTCAAGAATATGGTTCCATCGTAGAGAACTATGATCGGATGCCAGCGATTTATGACGATATTGGACTATTTTCGTTCCCACCAGTCATTAATGGTCGACGGACGGAGGTGACGACGAAATCTCGGGATTTATTCATTGAGATGACGGGAACAGATCAGTGGACGATAGATCGAATGCTTTCAATCGTTTGCTACGCTCTTGCTGCTCGAGGAGCAACAATTGAAGAAGTAAACGTTGAGTACGACTCAGAGACAACTGGCGAATATGCTGGATCCGAATTAGCTAGGCCTGATCTTTCTACACGAGAAAAAACAGTAACACATGACCGAATTGAAACGATTGTCGGTGTCGATTTTGATCCAGAGGAGGTTATTGATCTATTCGAGAGATCGGGACTATCTGCAGTGCGCGAAGAGACGGATGAGACTGTTGAATACACGGTAGAGATTCCATCGTATAGAACTGATGTACTACATCCAGTTGATTTGATTGATGACGTTGGACGGGCATACGGATTCAACAAATTAGATCCAAAATATCCGGATGTCTCAACCGTTGGAGAGCGACATGAGCGATCACGACATGAAGAAGCAGTCCGTCGGTCGCTTGTCGGGTTAGGGTTTGAAGACATGCTAAACTTCCATATGATAAATGAGGAAGAAAATTTTAGACGCATGAGCCTCCCTATCCCAGATTCGGTTTCGATTGCCGAAGGAGAGATAGCAATCGAAGAATACCGAGAGAACGAAGACCAAAATGTAGAGGGTATCACAGCTGATATGATCGGAATCGATGTTCCGCCAACAATCAAAGAGCCATACAGTGAAGAATATACAACCCTTCGAACATGGGTGCTGCCATCACTACTGATGGTATTGGAACGGAATACACACCGAGAGTATCCACAAAACCTCGCAGAGATAGGCTTTACAGCAGGTGTCGATCCAAGAGAAAATACAGGTGTTTCGGAGCAAAAGAGAGTAGGCGGGGTATTAGCAAGTAATGAAGCAACGTACGAAAAGGCCCGAGGGCGGTTACAGGCACTTGCCAACTTGTATGATCTTGAGCTTAGAACCCCAGCGACAGCGCACCCGACGTTTATCGAAGGACGGGTGGCAGATATCGTATTGGATGGAAACACCGTCGGCGTAATCGGAGAGATCCATCCATCTGTGCTAACAGAACATAACTTAGAGGTTCCCGTTGCAGCGTTTGAATTTGAGTTGGAGGCACTCAAATAG
- a CDS encoding phenylalanine--tRNA ligase subunit alpha has product MKLPKPQVSVLETASATEEQTIEQIAAKTEQKQETVAGAAFALEEEGYVNIASKTEEEIELTDEGETYLKEGLPEVRLYEAARKADSERINIGDAISAAGLSNQQVEIALANFARKEYGTVDGGEVTPNPEADPEADVEVEALEKIDVGEDSLQSEVVDRLDSRGLITRIEQTVRAVTLTDEGVTVLMEGIEAAESVGQITPELLASDRWKDVEFAEYNVEAAADQAPLGRKHILRAIADRVKEVLVGMGFKEMDGPHVDADFWINDCLFMPQDHPARTHWDRFAMEKPRQINSLPDDLVGRVESAHRNGVGEDGEGYHSPWSKEFASALALRGHTTSLSARHLAGEQIGKIEPPARFFSVEKAYRNDTLDATHLLEFFQIEGWVLAEDLSARDLMGTFEEFYAQFGIHDIQFKPHYNPYTEPSFELFGEHPETGEMIEIGNSGIFRPEMLEPLGVEEDVMAWGLALERLAMLLTGAEDIRDLHGTLTDIEFLRNAEVIY; this is encoded by the coding sequence ATGAAGTTACCAAAACCACAAGTTTCGGTGCTTGAAACAGCAAGTGCGACAGAAGAACAGACAATTGAACAGATTGCAGCAAAAACAGAACAGAAGCAAGAAACAGTTGCTGGGGCTGCTTTTGCGCTAGAAGAGGAGGGGTACGTCAATATTGCGAGTAAAACTGAAGAAGAAATTGAACTTACAGATGAAGGAGAAACCTATCTCAAGGAAGGGCTGCCTGAAGTTCGGCTGTATGAGGCTGCAAGAAAAGCAGACAGCGAGAGAATCAATATCGGGGATGCAATTAGTGCAGCAGGATTATCCAACCAGCAGGTGGAAATCGCACTTGCTAATTTTGCTCGAAAAGAGTATGGAACAGTTGACGGAGGGGAAGTAACGCCAAACCCGGAAGCAGATCCAGAGGCAGATGTTGAAGTGGAGGCTTTAGAGAAGATTGATGTAGGAGAGGATAGTCTACAGTCAGAGGTAGTTGATCGATTAGACTCACGAGGGCTTATAACTCGAATAGAACAAACAGTCCGGGCGGTAACACTCACAGATGAAGGGGTAACCGTGTTGATGGAAGGTATCGAAGCAGCAGAGTCAGTTGGACAAATCACACCTGAGTTGCTTGCTAGTGACAGATGGAAAGATGTCGAGTTTGCAGAATATAATGTTGAGGCAGCTGCTGACCAAGCACCACTGGGGAGAAAGCACATTCTTCGTGCGATTGCAGACCGAGTTAAGGAAGTCTTAGTTGGGATGGGATTCAAAGAGATGGACGGTCCACATGTTGATGCCGACTTCTGGATTAACGATTGTCTCTTTATGCCGCAGGATCATCCAGCAAGGACACACTGGGACCGATTTGCAATGGAAAAACCACGACAAATTAATTCGCTACCAGATGATCTTGTTGGCCGGGTAGAAAGTGCACACAGAAACGGCGTCGGAGAAGATGGAGAAGGATATCATTCTCCGTGGAGTAAGGAATTTGCAAGTGCTCTCGCACTTCGAGGGCATACGACGTCTCTCTCTGCTCGGCATCTGGCTGGAGAGCAAATTGGCAAGATTGAGCCACCAGCGCGTTTCTTCAGTGTTGAAAAGGCTTATCGAAATGATACGCTTGATGCAACGCATCTACTTGAGTTCTTCCAGATTGAAGGATGGGTTCTTGCTGAGGATTTATCTGCGAGAGATCTAATGGGTACATTCGAAGAATTTTATGCACAGTTCGGGATTCATGACATCCAGTTTAAACCACATTATAATCCATACACGGAGCCGAGCTTTGAGTTGTTCGGAGAGCACCCGGAAACAGGAGAAATGATCGAGATTGGTAACTCAGGTATTTTCCGACCAGAAATGTTAGAACCACTTGGTGTTGAAGAAGACGTAATGGCATGGGGTCTTGCGTTAGAACGGTTGGCAATGTTATTGACAGGAGCAGAAGATATTCGCGATTTGCACGGAACACTCACAGACATTGAGTTCCTGCGAAATGCGGAGGTGATTTACTAA